Proteins encoded within one genomic window of Edaphobacter lichenicola:
- the purE gene encoding 5-(carboxyamino)imidazole ribonucleotide mutase, whose protein sequence is MGSRSDYAVMRGAVEVLKEFGVAHEVRVVSAHRTPDLLFDYADSAVARGLRVIIAGAGGAAHLPGMIAAKTVVPVLGVPIPATALQGMDSLLSIVQMPKGIPVGTLAIGAAGATNAGLLAVAILATTDAALQKRLVAWRMARRDGVLAQVVGEGEVGA, encoded by the coding sequence ATGGGGAGCCGCAGCGATTATGCGGTGATGCGAGGCGCCGTCGAGGTGCTGAAGGAGTTTGGAGTTGCGCACGAGGTGCGCGTCGTGTCGGCTCATCGGACGCCTGATCTTCTGTTTGATTATGCAGATTCTGCCGTTGCGCGCGGACTTCGGGTGATCATTGCTGGTGCAGGCGGCGCGGCACATCTGCCTGGGATGATTGCGGCGAAGACTGTTGTGCCTGTGCTTGGCGTGCCGATTCCGGCGACAGCGCTGCAAGGGATGGATTCGCTGTTGAGCATTGTGCAGATGCCGAAGGGGATTCCAGTGGGAACGCTGGCGATTGGGGCGGCCGGGGCTACGAACGCTGGATTGTTGGCTGTGGCGATATTGGCTACTACGGATGCGGCGCTGCAGAAGCGACTCGTGGCCTGGCGCATGGCGCGGCGGGATGGGGTTCTTGCGCAGGTAGTCGGAGAAGGTGAGGTTGGCGCGTGA